Proteins found in one Arachis stenosperma cultivar V10309 chromosome 8, arast.V10309.gnm1.PFL2, whole genome shotgun sequence genomic segment:
- the LOC130944239 gene encoding putative clathrin assembly protein At2g25430 yields the protein MAPSTIRKAIGAVKDQTSIGIAKVASNMAPDLEVAIVKATSHDDDPAGEKYIREILNLMSYSRGYVHACVTAVSKRLGKTRDWIVALKALMLVHRLMNEGPPMFQEEILYATRRGTRLLNMSDFRDEAHSSSWDHSAFVRTYAMYLDQRLELMLFDRKSSGAAGGAGSAGAGGSGSGGGFDDRFGGRDNFRSPPPRPYEYEYGGGEFRGEGYGYGNGGMRRTRSFGDVTERENVGRVDKSIVAVTPLRDMKPERIFGKMGHLQRLLDRFLACRPTGLAKNSRMILIALYPVVKESFQLYADICEVLAVLLDKFFDMEYPDCVKAFDAYASAAKQIDELIAFFNWCKDTGVARSSEYPEVQRITSKLLETLEEFVRDRAKRPKSPERKEELPPPPAKEEEPEPDMNEIKALPPPEDYTPPPQPEPEPKPQPPPVTEDLVNLRDDAVSADDQGNRLALALFAGAPGSNANGSWQAFPSNGQPEVTSAWQTPAAEAGKADWELALVETASNLSRQKQNLGGGLDPLLLNGMYDQGMVRQHVSTSQLSGGSASSVALPGPGKTTTPVLALPAPDGSVQPVNQDPFAASLTIPPPSYVQMADMEKKQHLLVQEQVVWQQYARDGMQGQSSLARLNGNGYYPGTPMPAAMPYGMPPVNGMGPPAGYYHTPY from the coding sequence ATGGCTCCCAGCACGATTCGGAAGGCAATTGGTGCGGTGAAGGACCAAACGAGCATAGGGATTGCGAAGGTTGCGAGCAACATGGCGCCGGACTTGGAGGTTGCGATCGTGAAAGCGACGAGCCATGACGACGATCCCGCCGGCGAGAAGTACATACGCGAGATCTTGAACCTCATGTCTTACTCCCGCGGATACGTCCACGCGTGTGTCACCGCCGTGTCGAAGCGATTGGGGAAGACGCGCGACTGGATCGTTGCTCTGAAAGCTCTCATGCTGGTTCACCGACTCATGAACGAGGGTCCACCGATGTTCCAAGAAGAGATACTCTACGCGACTAGGAGAGGAACCAGGCTCCTCAACATGTCTGATTTCAGGGACGAGGCTCACTCTAGCTCATGGGATCACTCTGCTTTTGTAAGAACTTATGCTATGTATCTTGATCAACGTCTCGAGTTGATGCTTTTTGATAGGAAGAGCAGTGGCGCTGCTGGTGGAGCTGGAAGTGCTGGCGCTGGCGGAAGCGGCAGTGGTGGCGGTTTTGATGATAGGTTTGGGGGTAGGGACAATTTCCGGTCCCCTCCGCCGCGGCCTTACGAGTATGAGTACGGCGGAGGTGAATTCAGGGGAGAAGGGTATGGTTATGGGAACGGAGGGATGAGGAGGACGAGGTCGTTTGGTGATGTGACTGAGAGGGAAAATGTTGGAAGGGTTGATAAGAGTATTGTTGCTGTGACTCCGTTGAGGGACATGAAGCCGGAGAGGATTTTCGGTAAGATGGGACATTTGCAGAGGTTGCTGGATCGGTTCTTGGCTTGTAGGCCTACCGGTTTGGCCAAGAACAGCAGGATGATCTTGATTGCGTTGTACCCTGTTGTGAAGGAGAGTTTTCAGCTCTATGCTGATATCTGTGAGGTTCTTGCTGTGCTTCTTGATAAGTTCTTTGATATGGAATACCCTGATTGTGTTAAGGCCTTTGATGCTTATGCCAGCGCGGCGAAGCAGATCGACGAGCTTATTGCGTTCTTCAACTGGTGTAAGGATACAGGTGTGGCGAGATCTTCTGAGTACCCAGAGGTTCAGAGGATTACTAGCAAGCTGTTGGAGACCCTGGAGGAGTTTGTTAGGGATAGGGCCAAGAGGCCTAAGAGTCCTGAGAGGAAAGAGGAATTGCCCCCACCACCTGCAAAAGAGGAGGAACCGGAGCCGGATATGAATGAGATCAAGGCACTGCCTCCACCGGAGGATTACACTCCGCCTCCACAGCCTGAGCCAGAGCCTAAGCCACAGCCACCACCGGTTACAGAGGACTTGGTGAATCTGAGAGATGATGCAGTCAGTGCTGATGATCAAGGTAACAGATTGGCTTTGGCACTCTTTGCCGGTGCTCCTGGTAGCAATGCTAATGGTTCTTGGCAAGCCTTCCCATCAAATGGACAGCCCGAAGTTACTTCGGCTTGGCAGACTCCAGCAGCTGAGGCCGGGAAGGCCGATTGGGAATTGGCGCTGGTAGAAACTGCTAGTAATTTATCAAGGCAGAAGCAGAATTTGGGTGGTGGTCTTGATCCCTTATTATTGAATGGTATGTATGATCAAGGAATGGTGAGGCAGCATGTGAGCACATCACAATTGAGTGGAGGAAGTGCAAGCAGTGTGGCATTGCCCGGACCCGGAAAAACCACCACACCTGTTTTGGCTCTCCCTGCCCCAGATGGGTCAGTGCAGCCGGTGAATCAGGATCCCTTCGCGGCATCATTGACTATTCCGCCACCTTCTTATGTGCAAATGGCGGATATGGAGAAGAAGCAGCATTTGCTTGTGCAGGAACAGGTTGTGTGGCAGCAGTATGCAAGGGATGGAATGCAAGGCCAATCTAGCTTGGCCAGACTAAACGGCAATGGTTACTATCCCGGAACTCCAATGCCTGCAGCAATGCCTTATGGAATGCCCCCAGTCAATGGAATGGGACCTCCCGCTGGGTATTATCACACTCCTTACTGA